A DNA window from Melospiza georgiana isolate bMelGeo1 chromosome 22, bMelGeo1.pri, whole genome shotgun sequence contains the following coding sequences:
- the PHC2 gene encoding polyhomeotic-like protein 2 isoform X1: protein MTSGSGSAAATVAGAAPHNGENKPPQAIVKPQILTHVIEGFVIQEGAEPFPVGRSSLLVGALHKQYAQELLPDKLPAQDNTTTTDSDMEEPYLQESKEEGNPPKLKCELCGRVDFAYKFKRSKRFCSMACAKRYNVGCTKRVGLFHPDRSKLQKPGGPPHGRRRSCKGSLPPLSKDSKKQPPGSVPAGSVTASLQLNHSQEDSSRCSDNSSYEEPLSPISASSSTSRRRQGERELELRDMELPERDLPGLGHRFLPSEPSKWNVEDVYEFIRSLPGCQEIAEEFRTQEIDGQALLLLKEDHLMSTMNIKLGPALKIYARINMLKDS, encoded by the exons ATGACCTCGGGCTCCGGCAGCGCTGCCGCCACCGTCGCCGGCGCCGCCCCCCACAATGGTGAGAACAAACCGCCCCAGGCCATCGTGAAACCCCAGATCCTCACGCACGTCATCGAGGGCTTCGTCATCCAGGAGGGCGCCGAGCCCTTCCCG GTGGGCCGCTCCTCGCTGCTGGTGGGGGCCCTGCACAAGCAGtatgcacaggagctgctgccagacaagctgccagcacaggacaACACCACCACCACCGACTCGGACATGGAGGAGCCGTACCTGCAAG AATCCAAAGAGGAGGGGAACCCCCCCAAGTTGAAGTGTGAGCTCTGCGGCCGCGTTGACTTCGCCTACAAGTTCAAGCGCTCCAAGCGCTTCTGCTCCATGGCCTGTGCCAAGAG GTACAACGTGGGCTGCACCAAGAGGGTGGGGCTGTTCCACCCCGACCGCAGCAAGCTGCAGAAACCGGGAGGGCCCCCCCACGGGCGGCGCCGCAGCTGCAAGGGGAGCCTGCCCCCCCTGAGCAAGGACAGCAAGAAACAG cccccggggTCTGTCCCAGCGGGGTCGGTGACGGCGTCGTTGCAGCTCAACCACAGCCAGGAGGATTCCAGCCGCTGCTCGGACAACTCCAGCTACGAGGAGCCGCTGTCGCCCATCTCGGCCAGCTCCTCCACGTCGCGGCGCCGGCAGGGGGAGCGGGAGCTGGAGCTGCGGGACATGGAGCTGCCCGAGCGCGACCTGCCCGGCCTCGGCCACCGCTTCCTGCCCAGCGAGCCCAGCAAGTGGAACGTGGAGGACGTTTACGAGTTCATCCGCTCGCTGCCGG GCTGCCAGGAGATCGCGGAGGAGTTCAGGACGCAGGAGATCGACGGGcaggcgctgctgctgctcaaggAGGATCATCTCATGAGCACCATGAACATCAAGCTGGGCCCGGCCCTCAAGATCTACGCCCGCATCAACATGCTCAAGGACTCctga
- the PHC2 gene encoding polyhomeotic-like protein 2 isoform X2, whose amino-acid sequence MENEQLPAPAPASSAGSAAPAPASSAAARPAGPQISVYSGIPDRQTVQVIQQALHRQPNTAAQYLQQMYAAQQQHLMLQTAALQQQHLTSAQLQSLAAVQQASLAANRQSGSSGGNGTQAAPAQQPTINLATSPAAAQLLNRAQSVGPGASGIAQQAVLLGNTASPALTASQAQMYLRAQMLIFTPTGPVSAVRPESPAPAPPPAPPPAPPPSTPQVHSLALRPAGPHLPALAMKPPGGAPPRAGPPRGPPPEPPAEHLKKAEGHEGRAHGLARSAAPAATHPLVTPAYAPLQPPQFLQQPPKPMQPQPPQQQQQQQFVIQQQQQQQQLGPRGQPPSGPPSTPQLQPLPPASPGPGPQPKTGVPQGAGGEGGPPNGHPGCHAAPRKFQHASAVILQLQPAGPTPSLGVPEGARRDPLPVPRSAESPPAAPPQPPALSPPAAPPGPDTPEGERPLTHEPPERLHAQPRIPGMTSGSGSAAATVAGAAPHNGENKPPQAIVKPQILTHVIEGFVIQEGAEPFPVGRSSLLVGALHKQYAQELLPDKLPAQDNTTTTDSDMEEPYLQESKEEGNPPKLKCELCGRVDFAYKFKRSKRFCSMACAKRYNVGCTKRVGLFHPDRSKLQKPGGPPHGRRRSCKGSLPPLSKDSKKQPPGSVPAGSVTASLQLNHSQEDSSRCSDNSSYEEPLSPISASSSTSRRRQGERELELRDMELPERDLPGLGHRFLPSEPSKWNVEDVYEFIRSLPGCQEIAEEFRTQEIDGQALLLLKEDHLMSTMNIKLGPALKIYARINMLKDS is encoded by the exons atGGAGAATGAGCAGCTCCCGGCCCCGGCGCCCGCcagcagcgccggcagcgcGGCCCCGGCGCCCGCCAGCAGCGCGGCCGCGCGCCCCGCCGGGCCCCAGATCTCCGTCTACAGCGGCATCCCCGACCGCCAGACCGTGCAG GTGATCCAGCAGGCGCTGCACCGGCAGCCCAACACGGCGGCGCAGTACCTGCAGCAGATGTACgcggctcagcagcagcacctcatgCTGCAGACGGCCgcgctccagcagcagcacctcaccagcgcccagctccagagcctggCCGCCGTGCAGCAG GCGAGCCTGGCGGCGAACCGGCAAAGCGGCTCCTCGGGGGGCAACGGCACCCAGGCAGCCCCGGCGCAGCAGCCCACG ATCAACCTGGCGACGTCGCCGGCGGCGGCGCAGCTGCTGAACCGGGCGCAGAGCGTGGGGCCCGGCGCGTCGGGCATCGCTCAGCAGGCCGTGCTGCTGGGCAACACTGCCTCGCCCGCCCTCACCGCCAGCCAGGCCCAGATGTACCTGCGGGCACAGATG ctcatCTTCACACCCACGGGCCCCGTCAGCGCTGTCCGGCCCGAGAGCCCTGCGCCGGCCCCTCCGCCGGCCCCGCCACCCGCCCCACCACCCAGCACCCCTCAG GtgcacagcctggccctgcgccccgccggcccccacctccctgccctggccatgAAGCCCCCCGGGGGTGCCCCTCCCCGGGCTGGCCCCCCCCGGGGGCCCCCGCCCGAGCCCCCCGCCGAGCACCTCAAAAAGGCCGAGGGGCACGAGGGCCGCGCCCATGGCCTGGCCCGCAGCGCCGCCCCCGCTGCCACCCACCCGCTCGTCACCCCAG cctaCGCCCCGCTGCAGCCCCCccagttcctgcagcagccGCCGAAGCCGATGCAGCCGCAGccgccgcagcagcagcagcagcagcagttcgtcatccagcagcagcagcagcagcagcagctgggcccCCGTGGGCAGCCTCCCTCGGgcccccccagcaccccccagctccagcccctgccccctgccagccccggcccgggcCCCCAGCCCAAAACGGGGGTGCCCCAGGGGGCGGGGGGCGAGGGCGGCCCCCCCAACGGGCACCCCGGCTGCCACGCTGCCCCCCGCAAGTTCCAGCACGCCTCGGCTGtcatcctgcagctgcagcccgcCGGCCCCACG CCGTCCCTCGGGGTCCCCGAGGGCGCCCGCCGGGACCCGCTGCCCGTGCCGAGGAGCGCCGAGAGCCCGCctgccgccccgccgcagcccccCGCCCTctcgccgcccgccgcccccccggGCCCCGACACCCCCGAGGGCGAGCGGCCCCTCACGCACG agccccccgagCGCCTCCATGCGCAGCCCCGCATTCCCGGGATGACCTCGGGCTCCGGCAGCGCTGCCGCCACCGTCGCCGGCGCCGCCCCCCACAATGGTGAGAACAAACCGCCCCAGGCCATCGTGAAACCCCAGATCCTCACGCACGTCATCGAGGGCTTCGTCATCCAGGAGGGCGCCGAGCCCTTCCCG GTGGGCCGCTCCTCGCTGCTGGTGGGGGCCCTGCACAAGCAGtatgcacaggagctgctgccagacaagctgccagcacaggacaACACCACCACCACCGACTCGGACATGGAGGAGCCGTACCTGCAAG AATCCAAAGAGGAGGGGAACCCCCCCAAGTTGAAGTGTGAGCTCTGCGGCCGCGTTGACTTCGCCTACAAGTTCAAGCGCTCCAAGCGCTTCTGCTCCATGGCCTGTGCCAAGAG GTACAACGTGGGCTGCACCAAGAGGGTGGGGCTGTTCCACCCCGACCGCAGCAAGCTGCAGAAACCGGGAGGGCCCCCCCACGGGCGGCGCCGCAGCTGCAAGGGGAGCCTGCCCCCCCTGAGCAAGGACAGCAAGAAACAG cccccggggTCTGTCCCAGCGGGGTCGGTGACGGCGTCGTTGCAGCTCAACCACAGCCAGGAGGATTCCAGCCGCTGCTCGGACAACTCCAGCTACGAGGAGCCGCTGTCGCCCATCTCGGCCAGCTCCTCCACGTCGCGGCGCCGGCAGGGGGAGCGGGAGCTGGAGCTGCGGGACATGGAGCTGCCCGAGCGCGACCTGCCCGGCCTCGGCCACCGCTTCCTGCCCAGCGAGCCCAGCAAGTGGAACGTGGAGGACGTTTACGAGTTCATCCGCTCGCTGCCGG GCTGCCAGGAGATCGCGGAGGAGTTCAGGACGCAGGAGATCGACGGGcaggcgctgctgctgctcaaggAGGATCATCTCATGAGCACCATGAACATCAAGCTGGGCCCGGCCCTCAAGATCTACGCCCGCATCAACATGCTCAAGGACTCctga